The Methanosphaera cuniculi DNA segment TTTTATCAAATTTTATTACAGATTATAGTGGATCTGTTTTGATTAATGATAGTATTATAGATTCAAAATTTAATCCTGTACAGCTTATATTTCAACATCCTGAAAAAGTTATGAATCCACACTGGAGTATGGATAAGATTTTAAGTGAGTCATGGAATCCTGATGATGATATTTTAGATGAATTTGGTATTAAAAAAGAATGGCTTAAACGTTATCCATCTGAGCTTTCTGGTGGTGAACTTCAACGTTTTAGTATTCTTCGTGCAATTAATCCTAAAACTCGTTTTATCATTGCTGATGAAATTACCACCATGCTTGATGCTGTAACTCAGGTTCAAATATGGTCATCTCTTCTTAATTATACTAAGAAGAATGATATTGGAGTTTTATGTGTGAGTCATGATATGGCTCTTCTTGAAAGGATTTGTGATGATATTTTATATTTTGATAAGTTAAATCAGATATAAGTAAAATATAATGATTTTTATTATGGAATTTAAAATTTAAACTCCTACTTTCTTATTTTTTTTTAATTTAAAAACTAGTTATTATTACTCTTTTTTCTTAATTTAAAAGTAGTTATTATTTTGTAAAAAAGAAAGAAGTTGGTGGTGGTGATGTATGTCTTTTTTTTCTATGAATTTATTTTTTCATTACCATCATGATGAACCAGATGATTACAAATACTGCTATTACGATTAATAGTATTCTTCTTTGTTTCATCATTGCTTTTTGTCGTGCTTGGTATTGTTCTTCACATTTATCTGAACAGAATGATTCATCCATTGGTATTGGTTTTCCACATATTGCACAATGTCTGTGTGCTTCAATTGCCATAATTTTACATCTCCCATTTATTATTTTACTAGTATTTTATTATACCTAGTTTTTTATGAGTGTTCCTATTGGTTTTTCTAGTGCTACTTTAACATTTTCAGGATCATTACCATTTAATATAACTGTCTTGATTGCTGAACGTTTAATTATTTCAATTGCTGTTTTGTCTATAAATTCATATGTTCCTGCTTTTGTTTCATTTGATGATACTATATTCATAAGTTCATCTGCTGTAACTTCTTTTATCATCTTAGCATCATCATACTTATTTGGATCTTTATCATATAATCCATCTACACTTGTTGCATTAATAACCATATCTGCATCCACATATTCTGCAAGTATACTTCCCACAGCATCTGTACTATGAGCAGGTTCTGTTCCACCCATTATAACAATTTTATTAGTAGATGAGTATTCAAGTGCTTGTTGGAAATTTGTTGGAATACCAGGATATGCTACATCTTTAAGTGCACATTGAAGTAGGCGTGCATTTATTCTGGTTACTTGTATTCCTATCTCATCACATATTGATTCAGATTCACCCATATCACGTACTACACTAATATAGTCACGTGCTGGTCTTCCTCCACCAACTACAATGAAAATTTCATGTTCTTTATTCATATCTTTAATAACTTCAGCATATGCTTCAAATTTTTTAGCATCATATT contains these protein-coding regions:
- the pyrH gene encoding UMP kinase, producing the protein MRIVITIGGSILLKEYDAKKFEAYAEVIKDMNKEHEIFIVVGGGRPARDYISVVRDMGESESICDEIGIQVTRINARLLQCALKDVAYPGIPTNFQQALEYSSTNKIVIMGGTEPAHSTDAVGSILAEYVDADMVINATSVDGLYDKDPNKYDDAKMIKEVTADELMNIVSSNETKAGTYEFIDKTAIEIIKRSAIKTVILNGNDPENVKVALEKPIGTLIKN
- a CDS encoding DUF2116 family Zn-ribbon domain-containing protein, translating into MAIEAHRHCAICGKPIPMDESFCSDKCEEQYQARQKAMMKQRRILLIVIAVFVIIWFIMMVMKK
- a CDS encoding ABC transporter ATP-binding protein gives rise to the protein MDILKTENISYGYNKNSKIISNINFSMDSSQVIGLFGDSGAGKSTFCKILSNFITDYSGSVLINDSIIDSKFNPVQLIFQHPEKVMNPHWSMDKILSESWNPDDDILDEFGIKKEWLKRYPSELSGGELQRFSILRAINPKTRFIIADEITTMLDAVTQVQIWSSLLNYTKKNDIGVLCVSHDMALLERICDDILYFDKLNQI